The segment CTCTTTGCGGCGGTGGAGGATCAACCCGCCATCGCCCTGGCCGTCTCGGGCGGTGCCGACAGTCTGGCGCTGATGCTCTTGGCCCAGCGCTGGGCCGCGGGCCGCGCCAATGCTCCCAAAATCATTGTCTATTCGGTCGATCACGGCCTGCGTCCGGCTGCCAGGGACGAGGTCGCCATGGTGCTGGCGTCAGCCGCGGCACTCGGGTTGCCGGCCCGAGGCCTGCTCTGGACCGGCGACAAGCCGCGAACCGGTGTGCAGGAAGCGGCGCGTACCTCGCGTTATCGGCTGATGGGGCAGGCGATGGCGGAGGATGGCGCCAAGGTTTTGCTGACGGCGCATCATCGGCAGGACCAGGCCGAGACCGTGTTGATGCGGATGGCGCATGGGAGTGGGATCGAAGGCCTCAAGGGCATGGCGAAACTATCCGAGGTCGAGGGGGTGCTGGTGCATCGCCCGCTGCTCGATGCCGAGCCGGGCGTGCTGTGCGAGATCGTCGTTTCTGCCGGGCTCGTGCCTGTCGAAGATCCTTCCAATGCCGACCCGCATTACGAGCGCGTGCGCTGGCGCCAGACCATGCCACAGTTGGCTAGTTTGGGGCTCGATGCGGCCGCGCTTGCGCTGTTTGCCGAGCGCATGGCGGAAGCCGATGCCGCCATTGCGCAGATGGCCGATGGCTGTTTCTCCGAGATCGTGCGGCTCGACGGGTTCGGCGCGGCGCGGATCGAGCTGGCGCCCTTTGTCGGGCTCAGCCCAGCCATCTCCACGCGGCTGCTTGGCCGGGTGCTCAATATTGTCGGTGGGCGGCAGAAGCCACGGGCGCTGGGTCAGGTCGAGCGTCTGCGCCAGGCCATTGCCAAGGGCGAACTGGCCAAGTCGACGACGGTGCTGGGCTGTGTCATCCGGCTCAAAGAGGGTGCCATTGCGGTGGCGCGCGAGCCGGGCCGGGCACTGCCGCAGGACGAGGTTCTCCAGCCCCATGGCACGCTGGTCTGGGATGAGCGCTTTCGCATCGTCAATGGTTCGGATGATGCCGAGCTGACCGCCAGCGTGGCCGACTACCTTCCGCGCCACCGGCTGGAAGAGTTTCTCGGATTTAAGGTCACTGCGCCTGCTGAAGCGATCCGCACGGCGCCGATCGTGCGCGACGCACAGGGCGGCGTGTTGTCGCTGGGCGGCTGGTCGTTCGACGAGCGAATTACCGTTCAACTGCTCATCGACTAGGACATTTTGTCCGACCCGACGCGGATTTAGCGCGAAATTACGCCAGAGTGTCCCAATCGTGGTTGGAACCATTTGAATCCCTACGGCGTATTAACCCAATCGCGACATTATGACTGGACGAGAGGTGCAAAGGACCGCAGGTCGTGCCCTTGTAACGCCCTAATGCCGGACATACATTCGGCAATCGCGCCGCGCATGCTTGCGCCGCACCATCTGGACAGGATTGATGAACGGCAACTTCCGCAACTTCGCCATCTGGCTCGTCATACTCTTCATGCTGATGGGCCTGTTCCAGGTCTTCCAGTCGTCGACCCGATCCATTTCGGTTTCCGACAAGAGCTACAGCCAGTTCGTCTCCGATGTCGAAGCCGGCAGCGTCACCAGCGTGGTCATTACCAATGACATCGTGTCCGGCGTGCTGCGCGACGGAACACGGTTTGAAACCACGATCCCCGATGGCACGAATATCGTTTCGCGTCTTGAGGACAAGAATGTCTCGATCACCGCACAGGCGCCCGAATCGAGCCCGTTCTGGTCGATCCTGCTCAGCTCCTGGCTGCCCTTCATCGTCATCATCGGCGTGTGGTTCTTCTTCATACGCCAGATGCAGGGCGGTGGCCGCGGCGGCGCGATGGGCTTTGGCAAGTCGCGCGCAAAGCTGCTCACTGAAACCCATGGCAAGGTGACGTTCGAGGACGTGGCCGGCGTGGATGAAGCCAAGCAGGACCTCGAGGAAATCGTCGAATTCTTGCGCGATCCGGGCAAGTTCCAGCGCCTGGGTGGCCGTATTCCTCGCGGCGTACTGCTGGTTGGCCCCCCGGGTACCGGCAAGACCTTGCTGGCCCGTTCGGTTGCCGGCGAAGCCAATGTGCCGTTCTTCACCATTTCGGGTTCGGACTTCGTTGAAATGTTCGTCGGCGTGGGTGCTTCGCGCGTCCGCGACATGTTCGAGCAGGCCAAGAAGAACGCCCCCTGCATCATCTTTATCGACGAAATCGACGCCGTCGGCCGCCAGCGTGGCGCCGGTCTCGGTGGCGGTAACGACGAACGCGAACAGACCCTCAACCAGCTCCTCGTCGAGATGGACGGCTTTGAAGCCAATGAAGGCATCATCCTGATCGCTGCCACCAACCGTCCCGACGTGCTGGATCCGGCGCTGCTGCGTCCCGGCCGTTTCGACCGTCAGGTCGTCGTTCCCAATCCCGACGTGTCGGGCCGCGAAAAGGTGCTCAAGGTTCACGTGCGCAAGGTGCCGCTGGCTCCCGATGTGGATCTCAAGGTACTGGCCCGTGGTACGCCCGGTTTCTCCGGCGCTGACCTGATGAACCTCGTCAACGAAGCGGCCCTGATGGCGGCGCGCAAGAACAAGCGTTTCGTGACCCATCAGGAATTCGAAGACGCCAAGGACAAGATCATGATGGGCGCCGAACGCCGCACCATGGCCATGTCGCAGGACGAAAAGAAGCTGACCGCCTATCACGAAGCTGGCCACGCCATCATCGCGCTCAAGGTTGCCGGTATTGATCCGATCCACAAGGCCACCATCATCCCGCGCGGTCGTGCGCTGGGCATGGTGATGACCTTGCCGGAAAGCGACACCTATTCGTTCAGCCGTGAAAAGGCCCTGGCCCGTCTCACCATGCTGTTCGGTGGTCGCGAAGCTGAAATCATCAAGTTCGGGCCGGAAAAGGTCACGAGCGGCGCTTCGGGCGATATCCAGATGGCGACAAGCCTGGCGCGCTCCATGGTGATGGAATGGGGCATGAGCGAAAAGCTCGGCCGCGTGCGCTACAAGTCGAACGACCAGGAAGTGTTCCTCGGCCATTCGGTGACGCAGTCCCAGCATATGTCCGATGACACCGCCAAGATCATCGACCAGGAAGTGCGTAAGCTGATCGAGGATGGCGAGACTTCCGCCAAGGAAATCCTCACCACCTATCACGATCAGTGGGAAGCCATTGCCCAGGCACTGCTCGAGTTCGAGACGCTGACCGGCGACGAGCTACGCGCCCTGATGGATGGACAGCAGCCGACTCGTCCAGACGACTCGGGGCCGTCGACCAAGGCAACGGGCGTTCCCTCGGCTGGCAAGTCGGGCAAGAAGCGTCCGGATGCGCCGCCCGAGGCGGGCATGGAGCCGCAGCCAAACAGCTGACATTTCACAAGATTTTAGGGCCGCCGCAAGGCGGCCCTTTTGCACGTGCGGGAATTCCGCTAAGGCGCTGCAAAGTGGTATTGTCCGAAGCGACCGGCCCGGCCGGCGATGAAGGAAGACGCAAATGGTACGCAAGTATTTCGGCACCGACGGCATTCGTGGTCTCGCCAATGGCGACAAGCTGACCCCCGAACTGGCACTCAAGGTCGGCATGGCAGCGGGCCAGAAGTTCGTGCGCGGCGACCATCGCAATCGCGTCGTCATCGGCAAGGACACGCGCCGCTCCGGCTATATGATCGAGAACGCGCTGGCGGCCGGTTTCACCGCCGTCGGCATGGACGTCTATTTCCTTGGCCCGATGCCAACACCGGCCGTGGCCATGCTGACCCGCTCGCTGCGCGCCGACCTGGGCGTCATGATCTCGGCGTCGCACAATCCCTATGAAGACAATGGGATCAAGCTGTTCCGTCCCGACGGCTACAAGCTCAGCGACGAGGTGGAAAAGGAGATCGAGGCGCTGATCGACGGCGACATGTCCAAGTTTCTGGCGCATGGTCGCGACATTGGCCGCGCGCATCGCGACGAGGAAGCCCGCACCCGTTACATCGAATATGCCAAGCGCACGTTGCCGCGGAATACCGACCTGGCCGGGCTGCGCGTGGTGCTCGATTGCGCCAATGGTGCGGCCTACAAGGTGGCGCCGATTGCGCTGTGGGAGCTGGGTGCCGAGGTGTTCACCATCGGCGACAAGCCGGATGGCTTCAATATCAATGACAAGGTCGGCTCGACCGCGCCCGAGGCCGTTGCTGCCAAGGTCAAGGAAGTGCGCGCCGATATCGGCATTGCGCTGGATGGAGATGCGGATCGCGTCATCATCGTCGACGAAAAGGGCGACGTGGTCGATGGCGACCAGTTCATGGCGGTGATCGCCCAGAGCTGGCTCGAGCGCGAAATGCTGCTCGGCGGCGGCATCGTGGCGACGGTCATGTCCAATCTCGGGCTTGAGCGCTATCTCGGCTCGCTTGGCCTGACGCTGGAGCGTACCCAGGTCGGTGACCGCTATGTGCTCGAAGCCATGCGGAGCAAGGGCTTCAATGTGGGCGGCGAACAGTCCGGCCATATCATCCTGTCAGACTTTACCACCACGGGCGACGGGCTGGTCGCGGCGCTGCAACTGCTGGCCGTGCTCAAGGAGCAGGACCGAAGCGTGTCCGAGATCTGCAAGCGTTTCACCAAGGTTCCGCAGCTGCTGCGCAGCGTGAAGTTCAAGGCCGGCAAGCCGCTCGAGGACAAGCATGTCAAGCAGGCCATCGCCGACGCCGAAGCCATGCTGGGGGCAGGCGGGCGCGTTGTCGTGCGTGCCTCGGGTACCGAGCCGGTGATTCGCGTCATGGGTGAGGCGGACGATGCCGGGTTGGTTTCCAGCGCCGTCGCGCAGATCGAAGCGGCGATCCGGGATGTTGCTTGAGGTTGCCGGATCATGGATAGTAACGATCCACTAACCGTCTGAATTTACTTTCTGTTTACCTCCGTGACTTTGTTAGGGTTAAGTGGGTTTTAAGGAAAATCGTCGATATTGATGTCAATCGACTGTTGTCGTGGCAACCTCAAGGACGTTTTTCATGCGCAAGCTCATTGCAGCAATCATGGTGGCAGGAGCCACGCTGGTCGCCGGATCGGCAACAGCTGCCGACTTCCCCTATTATCCGCCGGTAATCGAGATTCCGGATGTGGACTACGGTGTCCAAGGCTCGTTCTACCTGCGCGGCAGCGCGGCAGGCAATGCGCTGTGGGCCAAGGAAGCGAATGCCTTTGAGTGCTTGACTTGCGCCGGGGCTATCGATGGCGCGACCGCAGTATTGACGCAGTTTCCCTTCGAAACTTGGGGCTATGGCTATAGTGTTGGTGCAGGCTTCGGCTATGAGACAGGCACGGGTCTGCGCTTCGATGCCACTGTCGATTATATTGACAACGACGGACTGAGCGTCATCAAGGGTGCGGAATACGGCGCACGCGCTGGCGAATATACCGCGCGTCTTCGCACCGGCCTGGCGCTGGTCAACGCCTACTATGACTTCTCGTTCAACGACTACGGCTATAGCGCTGCCGGCGGCGCCTTCGGCTATGTCGGTGCGGGTGCCGGTATAGCCCACAATCGCTTCGACATCACTTCTCCCGCAGGTAGTCCCAGCCCGGCCGGCTCCGGCAGCAATACCAGCCCTGCCGTCGCCGGCATGATCGGTGTCGGCTATGACTTTGGTTCGGTGGTCGCCGATCTTGGCTATCGCGGCGTCTATGTCGCACAGATCAGCAATGGTCTGGCCGGCACTGAAGAAATCTACTCCGACAACAACTGGCTGCACGAAATCCGCACCAGCCTGCGCTACCGCTTCAACTAAGCGCCTGCTCAGGTTCGGAATTTCATCGGCGTCCCGTGAGGGACGCCGATTTTGTTTTCCCCCTGCCGATGGGCGACGTTAAGCTCCGTCCAAAGGGATGGAGTGACATGACGATGAAGGTGTTGGTGATCGGCGCGGCCGGCATGGTCGGGCGCAAGCTGGTTTCGGCTTTGCTCGAAGCAGGGCAGGTGGGTGGCCAAGCGATCGAGGGTCTGCATCTTGCGGATGTGATCGCACCCGAGGCGCCCCAAGCAGGCGTTCCCGTCAAGACCAGCGCTGTCGATCTTTCCGATCCGGACGTCTCGGTGGGGCTCATTGCCGATAGACCCGATCTCATCTTCCATCTCGCGGCCATCGTGTCGGGCGAGGCGGAGGCGGATTTTGAAAAGGGCTATCGGATCAATCTCGATGGTACCCGGCATCTGCTGGAGGCTATCAGAGGTGCAGGCGAAGATTATCGTCCACGGCTGGTCTTTACCTCCTCGATTGCCGTGTTCGGCGAGCCGCTGCCGGCCGTCATTCCCGACGCGCAGGAGCATACGCCGCTGACCAGCTATGGCACGCAGAAAGCGATCTGCGAATTGCTGCTGGCGGATTACTCGCGTCGTGGCTTTGTCGATGGCGTGGGCATTCGGCTACCCACCATTGCGGTGCGCCCGGGCAAACCGAACAAGGCGGCGTCTGGTTTCTTCTCCGGCATTATCCGCGAGCCATTGGCAGGACAGGAGGCGCTGCTTCCCGTGGCGGAAACGGTGCGGCACTGGTTTGCCAGCCCGCGCGCCGCGGTCGGCTTTCTGCTCCATGCCGCGGCAATGGATACCGCGCTGCTCGGCAATCAGCGCAATCTCACCATGCCAGGGCTCGCTGCGACAGTGGGCGAACAGATCGCGGCGCTGGAGCGCGTCGCCGGACCTGAGGCCACGGCCCTGATCCGAAGGGAGCCGGATGCGGTGATTGCCAAAATCGTCGCTGGTTGGCCGCAAGCCTTCGAGGCCACTCGTGCCAAGTCACTGGGCTTTGCGGCGGAGGGGAGCTTCGACGAGATTATCCGCGTCCATATCGAGGATGAACTGGGCCACTAAGTCCTGGTTGACGCGGAACTGATCGAGCGGTGCCGGTCGACCAAACAGGAAGCCCTGGAATTCGCTGCAGCCATTGTCGCGCAGGAAGTCGAACTGTTCCTGTGTTTCCACCCCTTCCGCCAGCACGGCTAGGCCAAGGTCGTGGCCGA is part of the uncultured Devosia sp. genome and harbors:
- the tilS gene encoding tRNA lysidine(34) synthetase TilS, yielding MTPGLVTQDELDALFAAVEDQPAIALAVSGGADSLALMLLAQRWAAGRANAPKIIVYSVDHGLRPAARDEVAMVLASAAALGLPARGLLWTGDKPRTGVQEAARTSRYRLMGQAMAEDGAKVLLTAHHRQDQAETVLMRMAHGSGIEGLKGMAKLSEVEGVLVHRPLLDAEPGVLCEIVVSAGLVPVEDPSNADPHYERVRWRQTMPQLASLGLDAAALALFAERMAEADAAIAQMADGCFSEIVRLDGFGAARIELAPFVGLSPAISTRLLGRVLNIVGGRQKPRALGQVERLRQAIAKGELAKSTTVLGCVIRLKEGAIAVAREPGRALPQDEVLQPHGTLVWDERFRIVNGSDDAELTASVADYLPRHRLEEFLGFKVTAPAEAIRTAPIVRDAQGGVLSLGGWSFDERITVQLLID
- the ftsH gene encoding ATP-dependent zinc metalloprotease FtsH, whose translation is MNGNFRNFAIWLVILFMLMGLFQVFQSSTRSISVSDKSYSQFVSDVEAGSVTSVVITNDIVSGVLRDGTRFETTIPDGTNIVSRLEDKNVSITAQAPESSPFWSILLSSWLPFIVIIGVWFFFIRQMQGGGRGGAMGFGKSRAKLLTETHGKVTFEDVAGVDEAKQDLEEIVEFLRDPGKFQRLGGRIPRGVLLVGPPGTGKTLLARSVAGEANVPFFTISGSDFVEMFVGVGASRVRDMFEQAKKNAPCIIFIDEIDAVGRQRGAGLGGGNDEREQTLNQLLVEMDGFEANEGIILIAATNRPDVLDPALLRPGRFDRQVVVPNPDVSGREKVLKVHVRKVPLAPDVDLKVLARGTPGFSGADLMNLVNEAALMAARKNKRFVTHQEFEDAKDKIMMGAERRTMAMSQDEKKLTAYHEAGHAIIALKVAGIDPIHKATIIPRGRALGMVMTLPESDTYSFSREKALARLTMLFGGREAEIIKFGPEKVTSGASGDIQMATSLARSMVMEWGMSEKLGRVRYKSNDQEVFLGHSVTQSQHMSDDTAKIIDQEVRKLIEDGETSAKEILTTYHDQWEAIAQALLEFETLTGDELRALMDGQQPTRPDDSGPSTKATGVPSAGKSGKKRPDAPPEAGMEPQPNS
- the glmM gene encoding phosphoglucosamine mutase, whose product is MVRKYFGTDGIRGLANGDKLTPELALKVGMAAGQKFVRGDHRNRVVIGKDTRRSGYMIENALAAGFTAVGMDVYFLGPMPTPAVAMLTRSLRADLGVMISASHNPYEDNGIKLFRPDGYKLSDEVEKEIEALIDGDMSKFLAHGRDIGRAHRDEEARTRYIEYAKRTLPRNTDLAGLRVVLDCANGAAYKVAPIALWELGAEVFTIGDKPDGFNINDKVGSTAPEAVAAKVKEVRADIGIALDGDADRVIIVDEKGDVVDGDQFMAVIAQSWLEREMLLGGGIVATVMSNLGLERYLGSLGLTLERTQVGDRYVLEAMRSKGFNVGGEQSGHIILSDFTTTGDGLVAALQLLAVLKEQDRSVSEICKRFTKVPQLLRSVKFKAGKPLEDKHVKQAIADAEAMLGAGGRVVVRASGTEPVIRVMGEADDAGLVSSAVAQIEAAIRDVA
- a CDS encoding SDR family oxidoreductase, with amino-acid sequence MKVLVIGAAGMVGRKLVSALLEAGQVGGQAIEGLHLADVIAPEAPQAGVPVKTSAVDLSDPDVSVGLIADRPDLIFHLAAIVSGEAEADFEKGYRINLDGTRHLLEAIRGAGEDYRPRLVFTSSIAVFGEPLPAVIPDAQEHTPLTSYGTQKAICELLLADYSRRGFVDGVGIRLPTIAVRPGKPNKAASGFFSGIIREPLAGQEALLPVAETVRHWFASPRAAVGFLLHAAAMDTALLGNQRNLTMPGLAATVGEQIAALERVAGPEATALIRREPDAVIAKIVAGWPQAFEATRAKSLGFAAEGSFDEIIRVHIEDELGH